A DNA window from Gemmatimonadaceae bacterium contains the following coding sequences:
- the lptC gene encoding LPS export ABC transporter periplasmic protein LptC, with product MTASRSALAAFGTLLCVALAAGCDARTSPPVVARSALADSADQVMFGARFHLTDKGLARAELLSDTAYFFDDNTRVELRKVDMTFYTMSGARDAYLTSKRGTYGSRLGMMIARQDVVVITEEGRRLTTPELKYDQSSNEISSDSSFVLTEPGRRLEGIGFRSDPNMQSVQILKTKSGTTGAVTLPGQ from the coding sequence ATGACCGCATCCCGTTCGGCTCTGGCTGCGTTTGGCACTCTCCTGTGCGTCGCTCTGGCCGCGGGTTGCGACGCCAGGACATCGCCGCCCGTCGTGGCGCGATCAGCGCTCGCAGATTCCGCCGATCAGGTGATGTTCGGTGCGCGGTTCCACCTCACGGACAAGGGCCTGGCTCGTGCCGAGCTGCTGTCCGATACGGCATACTTCTTCGACGACAATACGCGGGTCGAGCTGCGCAAGGTGGACATGACGTTCTACACCATGAGCGGCGCGAGGGACGCATATCTCACTTCGAAGCGGGGCACCTATGGCAGCCGCCTCGGAATGATGATCGCGCGCCAGGATGTCGTGGTCATCACCGAGGAAGGCAGGCGCCTGACGACGCCCGAGCTCAAGTACGATCAGTCGAGCAACGAAATCTCGAGCGATAGCTCTTTTGTCCTGACCGAGCCCGGTCGCAGGCTGGAAGGCATCGGGTTCAGGTCCGACCCAAACATGCAGAGCGTTCAGATCCTCAAGACGAAAAGCGGCACGACCGGCGCCGTGACACTGCCAGGGCAATGA
- the kdsB gene encoding 3-deoxy-manno-octulosonate cytidylyltransferase, producing the protein MRTLVVIPARLAAVRLPHKPLRLLGGIPLIVRVWQRVSEMKVADACVVATDDESVAAIVREAGAECVMTGGHHTTGTERVAEVAEMPRFADFTTIVNVQGDEPFIGRQAVQGAAEMVSSGRFPLGTAASPAPWDIAGDPNVVKVVLGNDGRALYFSRAGIPFVRDPDAIGSAEIRMLQHIGVYAYSREAIRRWVALPQHPLENTERLEQLRPLAAGIPIGVAIADEPLASGIDTEDDLSRVNARWQEFIAGR; encoded by the coding sequence ATGAGGACGCTGGTGGTTATTCCGGCGCGCCTCGCGGCGGTTCGACTCCCCCACAAGCCGCTGCGTTTGCTCGGCGGCATCCCACTCATAGTCCGCGTCTGGCAACGCGTCTCCGAAATGAAAGTTGCCGACGCATGTGTCGTCGCCACGGATGACGAGTCGGTCGCGGCGATTGTCCGCGAGGCAGGCGCCGAGTGCGTCATGACCGGCGGCCACCATACCACCGGCACCGAGCGGGTAGCCGAGGTGGCGGAGATGCCGCGGTTCGCCGACTTCACGACCATTGTGAATGTCCAGGGTGATGAGCCCTTCATCGGCCGGCAAGCCGTGCAGGGAGCCGCCGAGATGGTCTCCTCAGGACGATTCCCGCTCGGCACGGCCGCTTCTCCCGCTCCCTGGGATATCGCGGGTGATCCGAACGTGGTGAAGGTCGTGCTGGGCAATGATGGCCGCGCTCTCTATTTCTCGAGAGCCGGGATTCCATTCGTAAGAGATCCTGACGCCATCGGTTCGGCCGAAATCAGGATGCTGCAGCACATTGGAGTCTACGCATATTCGAGGGAGGCGATCCGGCGTTGGGTGGCCCTTCCTCAGCACCCGCTCGAGAACACCGAGCGTCTCGAGCAGCTGCGACCGCTGGCGGCGGGCATCCCGATCGGCGTCGCCATCGCCGACGAGCCGCTGGCGAGCGGAATAGATACGGAAGACGACCTGAGCCGCGTGAACGCGCGGTGGCAGGAATTCATCGCCGGACGGTAA
- the lptC gene encoding LPS export ABC transporter periplasmic protein LptC has product MTTTVGGRLSGAWRSTAVAATAAFLVLAALPHATSAQVAGRECVLQYETTSGNTRTNAQKTAGGQYNFFQGGGVTYHCEGQNNTLIADSAEYYGDRKVLYLIGDVHYTEPRAKVDSDRMTYFQLEDRIRAEGSVNVRTQTGTTIRGPVIDYYRVTPVRPLARTVATGRPHMSIVQRSNSAEPAEPVNVVANSLVAEGDNIVYASGNVEVTRPDLIAKSDSAFLDGQREFARLMKTPSVESRKGQPFTLTGGVIDLFSRNKLLERVVSTPTGHVLSHDLELLADSVDLRMSDNQLQRVMAWGRKSRAQAISPDRQVIADSIDAQMPRQRLREVRAIGNAYANSTPDTSRIISTERDWMRGDQVIAEFDSVAAGDTTTRPQARRIVATGDASSFHQLAGSTPGRGLPNLNYVRGRIITVAFADRAVSTVNVTDQASGVYLEPSTTAGTQVAPGSRQSTPTPNRVTPPSPPAAAAPKRRSP; this is encoded by the coding sequence ATGACGACGACAGTCGGCGGCAGACTTTCCGGTGCATGGCGGTCCACCGCCGTGGCCGCGACGGCTGCGTTCCTGGTGCTGGCGGCACTCCCGCACGCGACTTCCGCGCAGGTTGCCGGCCGCGAGTGCGTCCTTCAGTACGAGACTACATCGGGGAACACGCGCACGAACGCACAGAAAACCGCAGGCGGTCAGTACAACTTCTTCCAGGGCGGAGGAGTCACCTACCACTGTGAGGGACAGAACAACACTCTCATTGCCGACAGTGCCGAATACTATGGCGACCGGAAAGTCCTGTACCTCATCGGCGACGTCCACTACACGGAGCCCCGCGCGAAAGTGGATTCGGACCGCATGACATACTTCCAGCTCGAGGATCGCATCCGCGCCGAAGGCAGTGTGAACGTGCGGACGCAGACGGGCACGACGATCCGCGGGCCGGTAATAGACTACTACCGGGTCACGCCGGTGCGTCCCCTGGCGCGCACAGTCGCTACCGGCAGGCCGCACATGTCCATCGTGCAGCGCAGCAACTCGGCAGAGCCCGCCGAGCCGGTAAACGTGGTAGCCAATTCTCTTGTTGCCGAAGGCGACAACATCGTCTATGCGTCGGGCAATGTCGAGGTGACGCGGCCCGACCTCATCGCGAAGAGCGACTCGGCATTTCTTGATGGCCAGCGCGAGTTCGCGCGGCTCATGAAGACGCCGTCCGTCGAAAGCCGTAAGGGACAACCCTTTACGCTGACGGGGGGTGTCATCGACCTGTTCTCGCGGAACAAGCTGCTGGAGCGGGTCGTCTCGACACCGACCGGCCACGTTCTGAGCCACGATCTCGAGCTTCTCGCCGACTCCGTGGATCTGAGGATGAGCGACAATCAGCTTCAGCGCGTCATGGCGTGGGGCAGGAAATCGAGGGCGCAGGCGATTTCACCCGACCGGCAGGTGATCGCCGATTCGATAGACGCGCAGATGCCGCGCCAGCGATTACGCGAAGTGAGGGCCATCGGCAACGCCTACGCAAACAGCACGCCCGACACCAGCCGGATAATCTCGACGGAGCGAGACTGGATGCGCGGTGATCAAGTGATCGCCGAGTTTGACAGCGTCGCCGCCGGCGATACGACGACGCGACCGCAGGCCAGGCGCATCGTCGCAACAGGCGACGCAAGCTCGTTCCATCAGCTCGCCGGAAGCACTCCAGGGCGCGGACTGCCGAATCTCAATTACGTGCGTGGCCGCATCATCACCGTCGCTTTCGCGGACAGGGCGGTCAGCACCGTGAACGTGACCGATCAGGCGTCCGGCGTGTATCTCGAGCCGTCCACGACCGCCGGTACACAGGTGGCTCCCGGATCGCGGCAATCCACACCGACGCCGAATCGGGTGACCCCTCCATCACCACCGGCCGCGGCCGCACCGAAAAGGCGCTCTCCTTGA
- a CDS encoding aminodeoxychorismate/anthranilate synthase component II: MILVIDNYDSFTYNLVQYLGELGADPAVRRNDEITPDEIERLGPAAIVISPGPGTPAEAGVSIEAIRQCGSSIPVLGVCLGHQAIAEAYGGRVVRAPRLMHGKTSRITHNGSGLFEGIDSPLEVMRYHSLTVEAESLPPDLEALAWEVDDPAGIQAMKHREHPVWGVQFHPESVMTQSGKKLLYNFLRLTR; the protein is encoded by the coding sequence ATGATACTCGTTATCGACAACTACGACTCGTTCACGTACAATCTCGTCCAGTATCTGGGCGAGCTCGGGGCTGACCCGGCAGTACGGAGGAACGACGAGATCACACCCGATGAAATCGAGCGGCTCGGGCCGGCGGCGATCGTGATCTCGCCCGGCCCGGGCACGCCCGCCGAGGCCGGTGTGAGCATCGAAGCGATCCGCCAATGCGGATCGAGCATTCCGGTGCTCGGCGTCTGTCTCGGTCACCAGGCGATCGCCGAGGCGTACGGCGGACGAGTGGTGCGCGCGCCGCGACTGATGCACGGGAAAACGTCGCGCATAACGCACAACGGGAGCGGGTTGTTCGAGGGAATCGATTCGCCGCTCGAGGTGATGCGATATCATTCGCTGACCGTCGAGGCAGAGTCGCTTCCGCCGGACCTCGAGGCGTTGGCGTGGGAGGTGGATGATCCCGCGGGCATTCAGGCGATGAAGCATCGGGAGCACCCGGTGTGGGGAGTTCAATTTCACCCGGAGTCGGTGATGACGCAGAGCGGGAAGAAGCTTCTCTACAATTTTCTCCGACTCACACGATGA
- the lptB gene encoding LPS export ABC transporter ATP-binding protein encodes METPPSSHRLVGGSVLEAKGLVKKYRRRAVVNDVGVRLQQGEIVGLLGPNGAGKTTTFYMIVGLIEPEEGTILIDGKDISNMPMYQRARLGIGYLSQEPSIFRKLSVEDNIMAILETLPISGAERHRRLEKLLDELSIKRLRKNKAYSLSGGERRRLEITRALVTDPKFMMLDEPFAGVDPIAVHDIQTIVAGLRHRGIGVLISDHNVEQTLDIVDRAYIMFDGQVKVSGTVRDLVFDDTVADIYLGPTLTARLRQRFSHEQPAGAAS; translated from the coding sequence ATCGAGACGCCGCCAAGCTCACATCGACTTGTCGGCGGGAGCGTCCTCGAGGCGAAGGGGCTGGTCAAGAAATACAGGCGGCGAGCGGTCGTAAACGATGTCGGCGTCCGCCTGCAGCAGGGCGAGATCGTCGGCCTGCTTGGCCCGAACGGAGCCGGCAAGACGACTACCTTCTACATGATCGTCGGACTCATCGAGCCGGAGGAAGGAACGATCCTCATTGACGGGAAGGATATCTCGAACATGCCGATGTACCAGCGGGCGCGACTGGGGATTGGCTATCTGTCTCAGGAGCCCTCAATCTTCAGAAAGCTCTCGGTCGAGGACAACATCATGGCGATCCTCGAGACACTCCCGATTTCGGGAGCCGAGCGGCACCGTCGGCTGGAGAAGCTGCTGGACGAGCTCAGCATAAAGCGTTTGCGGAAGAACAAGGCCTATTCGCTCTCCGGCGGAGAGCGTCGTCGGCTGGAGATCACCAGGGCGCTGGTGACGGACCCCAAGTTCATGATGCTGGACGAGCCCTTCGCCGGCGTGGACCCTATCGCCGTGCACGATATCCAGACAATCGTGGCCGGACTGCGGCATCGGGGCATCGGAGTGCTCATAAGCGACCACAATGTGGAGCAGACCCTCGACATCGTGGATCGCGCCTACATAATGTTCGATGGACAGGTGAAGGTTTCCGGCACTGTTCGTGACCTGGTCTTTGACGACACGGTGGCCGACATATACCTCGGCCCCACACTTACAGCGCGATTACGCCAGAGATTCTCACACGAGCAACCAGCGGGAGCGGCGTCGTGA
- the rpoN gene encoding RNA polymerase factor sigma-54 — translation MSQSTQLRQELKINPRLYQAMDLLYMPLLDLQQHLKQELLNNPFLDLVDVEEEDEDEQTEPEAVAETPEEKERGEEIDWEEILLDGFDTAGGRREEHEEREYYEPVTVATRDLSDHLRDQVSLLELSPREMLLADEFLGNINDDGYLATPVEQVIDSVNEMIVQAAETEDRDLGELPLYTVEEGEAMLRTVHELDPPGVGARDLRECLMLQLNDAGLTQSVPYRLVHDCFEELIAHRWSEISKRFGISASDVQNAADEIAKLDPKPGLRFRSGNENYIIPDLIVDKIDGEYRIFLNDANLPRLRLSKVYQEIARDKKKFEGENKEFISSKLNSANWMIQAIEQRRQTMLKVMNYIVDRQREFFEKGVQFLKPLTLREVAEVINMHESTVSRVTNEKFVQTPRGVLPLKFFFSSGLATSDGDDVSARGIKDQLEKLVQEEDPKHPLTDQAIVNILRESGVQIARRTVAKYRDQLGVLSARMRKRI, via the coding sequence ATGAGCCAGTCAACGCAGCTTCGGCAGGAGCTGAAGATCAATCCCCGTCTTTATCAGGCGATGGATCTTCTCTACATGCCGTTGCTCGATCTGCAGCAGCACCTCAAGCAGGAGTTGCTCAATAATCCCTTCCTCGACCTGGTGGACGTCGAGGAGGAAGACGAAGATGAGCAGACGGAGCCGGAAGCAGTCGCCGAGACGCCCGAGGAGAAGGAGCGCGGCGAGGAGATAGACTGGGAGGAGATTCTCCTCGACGGGTTCGACACGGCGGGCGGGCGGCGCGAGGAGCACGAAGAGCGCGAGTACTACGAGCCGGTGACTGTCGCCACGCGAGACCTGAGCGATCACCTGCGTGACCAGGTCAGCCTCCTCGAGCTGAGTCCCCGCGAGATGCTTCTGGCCGACGAGTTTCTCGGCAACATCAACGATGACGGCTACCTCGCTACACCCGTCGAGCAGGTGATCGACTCGGTGAACGAGATGATCGTGCAGGCGGCGGAGACGGAAGACCGCGATCTCGGCGAGCTTCCGCTGTACACCGTGGAAGAAGGCGAAGCGATGCTCCGCACGGTCCATGAGCTGGACCCGCCGGGCGTCGGCGCGCGCGATCTTCGCGAGTGCCTGATGCTTCAGCTGAACGACGCAGGACTCACCCAGTCCGTTCCTTACAGGCTGGTACACGACTGCTTCGAGGAGCTCATCGCGCACCGGTGGAGCGAGATCTCCAAGCGATTCGGCATCAGCGCGAGCGACGTCCAGAATGCTGCCGACGAGATTGCGAAGCTCGATCCGAAGCCCGGCCTGAGGTTCCGCTCAGGCAACGAGAACTACATTATCCCCGACCTGATCGTGGACAAGATTGACGGCGAGTATCGCATCTTTCTCAATGACGCGAACCTCCCGCGACTTCGGCTCAGCAAGGTATACCAGGAGATCGCCCGCGACAAGAAAAAGTTCGAAGGCGAGAACAAGGAGTTCATCTCCAGCAAGCTCAACTCGGCAAACTGGATGATCCAGGCGATAGAGCAGCGACGCCAGACGATGCTAAAGGTGATGAACTACATCGTTGACAGGCAGCGCGAGTTTTTCGAAAAGGGCGTGCAGTTCCTGAAGCCGCTGACGCTCCGCGAGGTCGCGGAAGTCATCAACATGCACGAGTCTACCGTGAGCCGCGTGACAAACGAAAAGTTCGTGCAGACTCCGCGCGGCGTGCTTCCTCTCAAGTTTTTCTTCTCGTCCGGGCTCGCTACGTCCGATGGTGACGACGTCTCCGCGCGGGGCATCAAGGACCAGCTCGAGAAGCTGGTGCAGGAAGAGGATCCAAAGCATCCGCTCACGGACCAGGCGATCGTGAACATCCTGCGAGAAAGCGGCGTCCAGATCGCGAGACGCACCGTCGCCAAGTACCGCGACCAGCTTGGCGTCCTTTCCGCGAGGATGCGGAAGCGGATATGA
- a CDS encoding glycosyltransferase family 2 protein, with product MTAARVQATVAASSVPLASPSGVSDVQRPLVSVLVPAKDEAENLPLFMEQAAAAFAAAPGRYEVIVIDDGSVDDSWQVLESLAARYPFLRAVRHRARRGIAESLRTGYLASRGSVLVFYPADLQYKPEDIPRLVAPILAGETDMVTGYKQGEYRKAFVSGIYNHLSRSLFRVPVRDLNSVKAYRREVMESLPARPDWHRYMIVMAVAQGFTVSEIPVPLYPRYAGHSKFGIGRIPVGVIDMLAVWFELRFAKKPLLLFGMLGAALFLLGVVAGVTALAWLAATGEGLRAVWTVIQSCLILGSVFFSTGFIGELVAAQRAETRELRARIEELAQGRDTLLDR from the coding sequence ATGACCGCTGCCCGGGTTCAAGCGACCGTAGCCGCGAGCAGCGTCCCGCTCGCTTCGCCGTCCGGCGTGTCCGACGTCCAGCGCCCGCTGGTGAGCGTGCTCGTCCCCGCCAAGGACGAGGCAGAGAATCTTCCGTTGTTCATGGAACAGGCCGCGGCGGCGTTCGCGGCGGCGCCGGGCCGCTATGAAGTGATCGTGATTGACGACGGATCGGTGGACGACAGCTGGCAGGTTCTGGAGTCGCTCGCCGCGCGGTATCCGTTCCTGCGTGCCGTGCGCCACCGCGCGAGACGCGGCATCGCGGAGTCGCTTCGCACGGGGTATCTCGCGTCGCGAGGATCGGTGCTCGTGTTCTATCCTGCCGATCTGCAGTACAAGCCGGAGGACATTCCCCGACTCGTGGCGCCGATACTCGCCGGCGAGACCGACATGGTGACGGGGTACAAGCAGGGGGAGTACAGGAAGGCGTTCGTATCAGGCATCTACAACCACCTCAGCAGGTCGCTCTTCAGGGTCCCTGTTCGCGATCTCAACTCGGTGAAGGCGTACCGGCGAGAGGTGATGGAGTCGCTGCCGGCGCGCCCCGATTGGCACCGCTACATGATCGTCATGGCGGTCGCCCAGGGGTTCACCGTCTCGGAGATTCCTGTTCCTCTTTATCCCCGCTACGCCGGCCACTCGAAATTCGGAATTGGCCGGATTCCTGTCGGTGTGATAGACATGCTCGCCGTCTGGTTCGAGCTCCGCTTCGCGAAGAAGCCGTTGCTGCTGTTTGGAATGCTCGGCGCCGCATTGTTTCTGTTGGGTGTCGTGGCGGGCGTGACAGCGCTGGCGTGGCTGGCGGCAACCGGAGAAGGGCTGCGTGCGGTATGGACGGTGATCCAGAGCTGCCTGATTCTCGGCAGCGTCTTCTTCTCGACCGGATTCATCGGTGAACTCGTCGCCGCACAGCGAGCCGAGACGCGCGAATTGAGGGCTCGCATAGAGGAGCTCGCGCAGGGACGGGACACGCTGCTCGATCGCTGA
- a CDS encoding CTP synthase, with the protein MQPQSNQQTRYIFVTGGVVSSLGKGIAAASIGRLLVERGMRVTIMKFDPYLNVDPGTMSPFQHGEVFVTDDGAETDLDLGHYERFIDRSLAQANNVTTGRIYLNVITKERRGEYLGSTVQVIPHVTDEIKAAMKRLAPESDVVIVEIGGTVGDIESLPFLEAIRQFRHEIGRENAIFIHLTLVPFIAAAGEVKTKPTQHSVRELMEIGIQPDILICRSERALSEDVKRKIALFCNVEFGAVVESRDVPTIYQIPLTFHEQGLDERVMHRLGLLGRRSPDLSAWRAMVHRIVAPKDRVRVAVIGKYTELIDSYKSVQEALIHGGIGNDVGVDISWLASDMFTGRDRTRELLADFHAILVPGGFGVRGVEGMLEAIRYARESGLPFFGICLGMQSAIIEFARNVIGLDDSHSSEFAPECGNPVISLMESQQHLTDMGGTMRLGAYPCRLGPGTRAAEIYGVSQVSERHRHRYEVSNAYRDAFVEHGLTLSGLSPDGSLVEIVELQTHPWFIGCQFHPELQSRPTRPHPLFASFIGAAVEAKKMRAERKRAVLEPAE; encoded by the coding sequence ATGCAGCCTCAGTCGAATCAGCAAACACGCTACATCTTCGTCACCGGCGGAGTGGTTTCCTCCCTCGGGAAGGGAATCGCCGCCGCATCCATCGGGCGGCTCCTCGTCGAGCGCGGCATGCGCGTGACGATCATGAAGTTCGATCCCTACCTCAATGTTGATCCGGGCACCATGTCGCCCTTCCAGCATGGAGAGGTGTTCGTCACGGACGACGGAGCGGAGACCGACCTCGACCTCGGCCACTATGAGCGGTTCATTGACCGCTCGCTCGCCCAGGCGAACAACGTGACGACCGGCCGCATCTACCTGAACGTCATCACCAAGGAGCGGAGAGGGGAATACCTCGGCTCCACGGTGCAGGTGATTCCCCACGTCACCGATGAGATCAAGGCGGCAATGAAACGCCTCGCGCCGGAGAGCGACGTCGTGATAGTCGAGATCGGGGGTACGGTCGGCGACATCGAGTCGCTTCCGTTCCTCGAGGCCATCCGCCAGTTCAGGCACGAGATCGGACGCGAGAACGCCATCTTCATCCACCTCACGCTGGTTCCGTTCATCGCGGCCGCGGGCGAAGTGAAAACCAAGCCCACACAGCATTCAGTGCGCGAGCTGATGGAAATCGGAATTCAGCCAGACATCCTGATCTGTCGCAGCGAGCGCGCGCTCTCCGAAGACGTGAAGCGAAAGATCGCGCTCTTCTGCAACGTCGAGTTCGGCGCGGTCGTGGAAAGCCGCGACGTGCCGACGATCTACCAGATCCCGCTGACGTTCCACGAGCAGGGGCTCGACGAGCGCGTGATGCACCGGCTTGGATTGCTCGGCCGGCGGTCGCCCGATCTGAGCGCGTGGCGCGCGATGGTCCACCGAATCGTCGCGCCAAAGGACCGCGTGCGGGTGGCAGTGATCGGCAAGTACACCGAGCTCATTGATTCTTACAAGAGCGTGCAGGAAGCGCTGATTCACGGCGGCATCGGCAACGACGTCGGCGTGGATATCTCCTGGCTCGCCAGCGACATGTTCACCGGACGCGATAGGACCCGCGAGCTGCTGGCTGACTTTCACGCCATTCTCGTTCCCGGCGGCTTCGGGGTGCGAGGCGTCGAGGGAATGCTCGAAGCGATCCGCTATGCGCGCGAATCCGGGCTTCCGTTCTTCGGCATCTGCCTCGGCATGCAGAGCGCGATCATCGAGTTCGCGCGCAATGTGATCGGCCTCGACGACAGCCACTCGAGCGAATTCGCCCCTGAATGCGGCAACCCCGTCATCTCCCTCATGGAATCCCAGCAGCATCTGACGGACATGGGCGGAACGATGCGCCTCGGGGCGTACCCCTGCCGCCTTGGCCCCGGAACGCGTGCGGCCGAGATCTACGGAGTGTCGCAGGTCAGCGAGCGCCACCGCCATCGATACGAAGTGTCGAACGCATACCGTGATGCATTCGTCGAGCATGGGCTGACGCTGAGCGGCCTGTCTCCCGATGGCTCGCTGGTCGAGATCGTCGAGCTGCAGACGCATCCGTGGTTCATCGGATGCCAGTTCCATCCCGAGCTTCAGTCACGCCCCACCCGCCCGCACCCGTTATTCGCAAGCTTCATCGGCGCTGCTGTCGAGGCGAAAAAAATGCGGGCGGAGCGGAAACGCGCCGTATTGGAGCCGGCGGAGTAG
- the kdsA gene encoding 3-deoxy-8-phosphooctulonate synthase yields MTPLFPRDRLFVIAGPCVVESDELNLSIARELQRLSPRVPGGIVFKASFDKANRSNRGSARGPGPGAGIEALRRVKQATGMPVITDVHLPEQCAEAADVADALQIPAFLCRQTDLLEAAGATGRAVNVKKGQWLHPEGMRGAVDKVRGAQGTGASAEVAVTERGTFFGYGDLVVDMRAFARMGSATGCPVIFDATHSVQRPGLGEGGASGGTRAFIPILALAAVAAGAHGVFLETHPDPDNAPSDGPNMLPLDQLEGLLDRIVSVWEAVRR; encoded by the coding sequence GTGACCCCACTCTTCCCCCGCGACCGCCTTTTCGTGATCGCGGGCCCGTGCGTGGTCGAGAGCGACGAGCTCAACCTCTCGATCGCCAGAGAGCTGCAGCGGCTGAGCCCGCGCGTTCCCGGAGGCATCGTCTTCAAGGCGAGCTTCGACAAAGCAAATCGGTCGAATAGGGGCTCGGCTCGCGGCCCCGGCCCGGGAGCCGGTATCGAGGCGCTCCGCAGGGTGAAGCAAGCCACCGGGATGCCAGTGATCACCGACGTGCATCTTCCCGAACAGTGCGCGGAGGCAGCGGACGTCGCCGACGCGCTCCAGATCCCGGCATTCCTGTGCCGACAGACCGATCTGCTCGAGGCCGCCGGCGCGACGGGCCGCGCGGTCAACGTCAAGAAGGGGCAATGGCTGCATCCTGAAGGAATGCGCGGCGCCGTGGACAAGGTGCGCGGAGCTCAGGGCACGGGCGCTTCAGCCGAAGTGGCGGTTACCGAGCGGGGCACGTTCTTCGGGTACGGTGATCTCGTCGTGGACATGCGTGCCTTCGCGCGCATGGGCTCAGCCACCGGTTGCCCGGTGATTTTCGACGCGACACACAGCGTGCAGCGCCCAGGCCTCGGCGAAGGCGGCGCGAGCGGCGGGACGCGCGCATTCATTCCGATCCTTGCTCTCGCCGCTGTCGCGGCGGGCGCGCATGGAGTGTTTCTCGAGACACACCCGGATCCCGACAATGCACCGAGCGATGGGCCGAACATGCTTCCGCTGGACCAGCTCGAGGGACTCCTCGACAGAATCGTGTCCGTCTGGGAGGCGGTTCGGCGATGA
- a CDS encoding KpsF/GutQ family sugar-phosphate isomerase, which yields MKSAEIVERGRRVIRMEREALQESEKRIDESFARAVELLARSTGRAIISGVGKSGLIGRKIAATLTSTGTPATFLHPSESLHGDLGIVGAADVAVLISKSGESNELVALLEHLKRLGVCTIAIVGDRNSTLGRHTDVALDAWVSEEACVLDLAPTTSTTVALAIGDALAVALLEEKGFKADDFARIHPAGALGRKLLTQVRDVMVSGDLLPVLSRDATMREAVVQLAERRGIAVIRGDDGRVAGVITSGDLTRLMEHKDNVMPIPVSSVMTVNPRIAHEDELGSAVVYRMEQHGIISMPVVDGDERLVGVIHLHDLMRAGVV from the coding sequence ATGAAGTCAGCCGAGATCGTCGAGCGGGGACGTCGAGTGATCCGCATGGAGCGGGAAGCGCTGCAGGAAAGCGAGAAGCGCATTGACGAGTCCTTCGCACGCGCGGTGGAGCTTCTCGCGCGCTCTACCGGGCGCGCGATCATCTCAGGCGTCGGCAAGTCGGGGCTGATCGGACGCAAGATCGCGGCGACGCTCACTTCGACCGGAACTCCCGCGACGTTCCTGCATCCGTCGGAAAGCCTGCACGGAGATCTTGGAATCGTCGGAGCTGCCGACGTCGCGGTCCTCATCTCCAAGAGCGGTGAATCCAACGAGCTGGTGGCGCTTCTGGAGCACCTCAAGCGTCTGGGTGTATGCACCATCGCGATCGTCGGCGATCGCAACTCCACACTCGGGCGCCATACCGACGTGGCACTCGACGCATGGGTAAGCGAAGAAGCATGCGTGCTCGACCTGGCGCCGACGACGAGCACGACTGTCGCTCTCGCCATCGGCGATGCGCTGGCGGTCGCGCTGCTCGAAGAAAAGGGATTCAAGGCCGACGACTTCGCCAGGATTCACCCGGCGGGAGCGCTCGGCAGAAAGCTCCTGACGCAGGTGCGGGACGTGATGGTGAGCGGCGATCTGCTTCCGGTTCTGTCGCGCGACGCGACGATGCGTGAAGCGGTGGTGCAGCTCGCGGAACGCCGCGGGATCGCCGTCATCCGTGGCGACGACGGCCGCGTAGCCGGTGTCATCACGTCCGGAGACCTGACGCGCCTCATGGAGCACAAAGACAATGTCATGCCGATTCCCGTCAGCAGCGTGATGACGGTCAATCCGAGAATTGCCCACGAGGATGAGCTTGGGAGCGCGGTGGTATATCGCATGGAGCAGCACGGAATCATCTCGATGCCGGTCGTTGATGGCGACGAACGGCTCGTAGGGGTAATACACCTGCACGACCTGATGCGGGCGGGCGTCGTATGA